CACCCAGCTCATCGTCACCGGATCGCCCGGCGCGCCCGAGTTCGGATCGAGAGTCAGCTGCGAGGTGGCCGAAGCAGGCGCCGCCGTCGCGATTCCGGCCAGTCCCAGCACGCCGAGCACAGCAATAATCCGACGAATCATGATCCCTCCCCAGGTTTCGAACCTCCCACGATAGAACGCGCGCGCTGCGCAAGCTAGTGGTGCTGCGCGGCCGGATCGACGGGCAAGCGACCGCCGCGGAACAGCAGCGCGGCTACTACCGCACCACCAAGGAATACCGCCGCCGCGGTCCAGAACACCAGGTGGTATCCGGCGAAGGTCGCCTCGACGGGAGCCCCGGGGTGCGCGGCCAGGTATCCGGCGGTCGCGGACGTTGCGAGCGAGCTGAACACCGCGGTTCCGATGGAGCCGCCGATCTGCTGGGCCGTCGTCACCAGCGCGGACGCCACCCCGGCGTCATGCGGCCGGACACAGCTGGTCGCGGCGTTCTGCACTGGGCCGAAAATGAAGCCGAATCCCACTCCGGTAACGAGAAGCGCGGGCAGGATGTTCGCCGCATAACTCGAATCCGCGCCGATTCCGGTGAGGAGAGCCATGCCCGCCGCGGCGAGGAGGCAGCCCAGCGAGACGATCGGCCGCGGCCCCCAGCGCGGCAGGAGCACCGCGCCGGAGAACACCGCTCCCGCCATGACCAGGCCGATCATCGGCAGGAACGCCACGCCGGTCTGCACCGGGCTGAACCCCAGCGTATTCGCGAGATAGAACGTGAGGAACAGGAATACCGCGAACATCCCGGTCCCGGTGATGCCCAGGGTCAGGTACGCGGCTCCGCGGACCCGGTCGAGGACTACTCGCAGCGGCAGCAGTGGATGGGCGGTGCGGCGTTCGATGGCCACGAAGGCGGCGATCAGCGCGAGACCCGCGAGTGCGGGCCCGAGAGTCCGGAGGTCGGGCCAACCATTCCTTTCCGCAGTGCCGAGGCCGAAGACGAGCCCGATCAAGCCGAGCACCACGACGACCGCGCCCGCGACGTCGAGCCGGACTCGCTGCGGCCGCTCTTCGTCGTGGAGAAGCACCAGGCCGCCGACGAACGCGATCGCCGCGATGATCAGGTTGACGTAGAGGCACCACCGCCACGACAAGCCCTGGGTCAGGACGCCGCCGAGCAGCAATCCCACCGCCCCGCCCGCGCCGGAGATCGCGCCGAAGATGCCGAAGGCGCGGCCGCGTTCCTTGGCGTCGTCGGCGAAAGTGAGCGACAGCAAGGACAATGCGGCAGGCGCGAGCATCGCGGCGAACGCGCCTTGGCCGATTCGCGCGGCCAGCAGGGTCGCGAAATTCCCGGCGGCGCCACCGACCGCGGAAGCGAGCGCGAACCCGCCGACGCCGACGAGGAACAGCCGCTTTCGTCCAAAGTGGTCAGAGAGCCGGCCGCCGAGGAGCAGGAGACTGCCGAACGCGAGCGCGTAGCCGGTCAGCACCCATTGCCGGTAATCGGCGGGGAAACCGAGGTCGTGCTGCGCGCTCGGCAGGGCGATGTTGACGATCGTGGAGTCGAGGACGTCCATCAGCTGGGCGAGGCTCAGCACGACGAGCGTGAGCCAGCGATGCTGGTGGCGCACGCTTCGAGGAGCCGACTGGGCTATCCCGGTCGGCGCGAGGTCAGAGTTCATGAGGTTCTCTCGAGGGAGGGCCCGTCAACCGGGCAGAAGGACGAGCTTTCCGCGCACGCGGCCCGATTCGCCGACCCGGTGCGCTTCCGCGACGTCGGACAGCGGGAACGTCAGCCCGACGGGCAGGGTGAACTTTCCGGCTTCGACCAGCTCGCCGAGTTGAGATATCACGTATAGCGCGTGGCCGCCGTCGCCGCGGCTGAAGCGCACGCCGTACTGCTCGGCACCGGCGAAATCGGCGATGGTGACGACGTGTTCCGGACCGCCCGCGAGCTGGATCAATTCCGGCAGCACCCCGCTTCCGGCGACGTCCAGCGCCAGGTCGACGCCGTCGGGCGCGAGCGCGCGGACCCGGTCTGGCATACCAGGTCCGTAGGCGACGGGTGCCGCCCCGAGCGAGCGCAGAAAGTCATGCGTGGCAGGGCTTCCCGTGCCGATCACCCGCGCGTCCCGGGCCGCGGCAAGCTGAACCGCGGCACTGCCGACGCTGCCGGAAGCACCATTGACGAGCAGCGTCGTGCCGCTCGCCACGCCGAGCTGATCAAGTACACGCGCTGCCGTCTCCGCAGCCGCGGGCAGTGCGGCAGCCTCGGCAAAACCAAGCGACGGCGGGATGGGCGTGTAGCAGAACAGCACGGCCAATTCCGCTTGCGCACCACCGGAAGCAGCGAATCCGAACACCCGGTCGCCGATCTCCACCTCCGTGACGCCCTCGCCGATTTCGTCCACGACGCCCGCCGCCTCGTGCCCCATGGTCTGCGGCAGTTCCTGATCCATCAGGCCCTGGCGTTTCTTCCAGTCGCTCGCGTTGACTCCCGCGGCTCGCACGGAAATCCGAACCTCGCCGGGGCCCGGGTGCGGATCCGGGACGTCCACGAGTTCGAGGACTTCCGGGCCGCCGAAGACGCTGAACCGGACCGATTTCACGAGGTGCTCCCTTCTCGGCCAGACGCCGAGGATCAAAGAGGCAGGCACGGGCAATCGCGGCCTGCGCACGGGTTCGCATACGGCCGCCCCTACCGTTACGAACACCGTTCTATCAACGAACAGTGTTCTTGTCAACGCGCACGAGACCGCGACCAGGTGTGCTGGACTTGCTTTTCAACAGGTCAAACAGGTGCCTGACCTGCGTCGGGACGCCGACGGCCCCGGACGGCGGATCGCCTAGCGACGCGCCAGACCGTCGATCATCACGTCGAGCGTGAAGTCGAACCGGTCATGCCCCTCGCCAGCAGTCAACTCGACGGCATGGCGAGCGGTGCAAGGAAATTCCTCCGCGGGCAAGGCCGCGAGACGACGCTGCATCTCGTCCCGTCCGACGACCCACACGGCGTCCTTCTCCTCCACCCGCCGCCGCACGATCGACGCCTCGAGGCAGTAGGCGGCCACGTAGAGCAGCAGGGAATCGACGCCCCACGCCGCGGCCTGCGCCGGGACGCCGCCGTTCAGCAGGATCGCCAGCATCCCCTCGTTGAGCCGCGCGGTGTCGAGGTCGGTGGGCGCCACCGCGAACGCGGCGCCGGAGATCCCGGGGTAGGCCAGGTACAGGTCGCGCAGCTGGCCGCACACGTCGCGGATCTGCGAGCGCCAGTTCGCCGCGTCCGGCTCCGGCAGGACGATTTTCGCGCACAGCCGCGCGATGAGCAGCTCGTCGAGGTCGGTCTTGTTGACGACGTGCGCGTAAAGCGAGGCGGGACCGGTGTTCAGCGCGTCGGCCACGCGGCGCATGGACAACGCCTCGTACCCCTCGGCGGCGATGATCTCCAGCGCGGCGTCGACGACCTGCTCGACGGTGATCGGCACCGTGCGCCGCCGGGGTTTCGGGCCGGTTCCGGGTTTCGGCGGCTGGTGCCGGGCCGCGCGCCGCTCCTTGGGATCCACGGGTGCACCTTATCTCGGAGCGTTCGCTTGCCGAACGCCGTTCGTCCCTGCTAGCCGATGGTCGCTATATACTGATAGTCGGTATATGCTCCTGCCATGAACGACGGTCCTTTGCGCGAGCCGACCTTCCTGGTCCTCACCGCGCTCGCTGCCCAGCCTCAGCACGGCTACGGCGTGCTGCGCGATGTCGAGACGATCTCCGACGGCCAGGTCACCCTGCGAGCCGGCACGTTGTACGCCGCGCTGGACCGGCTGCACGCGGAGGGCTGGGTGGAAGTGGATCGCGAGGAAGTCGTGGACAGCAGGCTGCGCCGCTACTACCGCCTGACCGAAGCGGGAGCCGCGCGGCTGACCGCGGAAGTCCAGCGGCGGCAACGCCACACGACCGCGGCCGAACGACGGCTTCAGCTCCGCAGCGCGGGAGGACTGGCGTGACCAAGCTGGAAAGACGCTACCGGCGGCTGCTGGCGTTGTACCCGCGCGCGCACCGAGCCGCGCACGGCGAAGAAATGCTGGGAGTACTGCTCGACGACGCCGGAAATCGAAGCACGCCAGGGGTCGCGGGAACCGTCGACCTCATCTGGGGTGCCGTCCAAGTCCACTGGCGGCACACGTTGAGCGGGCGCCGCGACACCCTCGCGATCGTCAGCCTGCTGGCACCAGTGCTCCTCCTGGCTGGAGCCGCTTCCACCGTGCGCGAGATCCGAAGCGTGGCCCGGCTGGACGGTTGGGTGCTGCGGATGTGGCTGGGCGCGCTCGCGGACGTTCCGGTGTGGTCGGCCTGGCTGGCCGCCGTCGTGCTCGGGGTGTGCGGCATGCGCCGGGCCTCGGTGGTCCTCGCCTGGGTGGCCACCGGTGCCTTGCTCACCGTCACGGTTCTCGATCCCGTCCGGCATTGGTCGGTCGACGTGTCCGCGGGCTGGGTGTTGCTCAGCGTTTTCGCGGCGCTCTCGATGACCGCGTCGCCGGGACCACGCCGCGGGTTGGCTTTGCTGGGCCGACTGCGACTGTCCATTGTGGCCGGTACAGTCGTGGTGCTGCTTGCGCTGACGACGACCACTCGGGGCGTACATCTGCCCCTCGCCCAACTGGTGCAACTCGCAGTGCTCGTAGTGGGCGTCTTCGCCGCCTGCCGTCTTCGCACGCGAAGCGGGCGCCGTGCGGCGTTGATCCTTCTCGCGCCGCTCATTGTCGTACCAGTGGCCGCACGAGTGCTCGGACGCCTTGATGTCTACCCCGTCCTGCCCGTCGTTTTCTATGCCATCCCGGCAGTGGTCATGGGGGGATTCGCCGTTCTGCTGCACCGGTTCGACCGGCGTCCTCAACCGGACCGAACGGATCAGCGGCCGGGATCGTGCTCCTCAGCGTAGGAACGGCCCCACGCCGCCATGGCGTTCAGCACCTCCTGCGCGTTCTCGCCCAGTTCCGTCAGGCTGTATTCCACTTTCGGCGGCACCTGCGGATAGACCACGCGGCGCAGCAGGCCGTCGGATTCCAGTTCGCGGAGCTGGCGGGTCAGCACTCGGTCCGTGAGATCTGACAACAGGCGCGAGAGTTCGCCGAAGCGCAGCACGCCGTGTTCGGCCAGCGCGTGCGGGATGCTTGGCTTCCACGCGCCGCCCAGCACCATCGTCGTGATCTCGGCGGCGCAGGTCGTTCGCCACGCTCGGACGGCCTTCTCCGTTTGCGGGCGCATCCGGCCTCCTCACTATCCATTCGGTCAGTACTGGACGAGGCAGTCCGTACTTGTCGACCGCGGAGGTGTCCGGACAGGATCTTCGCATGGCGTTGACCCGGGTGGAGCCGCGACGCGGGCTCGTGTTGCTCCCGTTGCTGGCTGGCGTGCTGGGCGGAAGTCTCGCCCTCGGCATGGTCACCACGGCGCTGCCGCGGCTCGCGGACGAACTGCGGGTGTCGGACTCAGCCCGGGCGTGGATCGTCGATGGGTACCCGTTAGCGCTGGCGGTCGCGATGGTCGGGGCGGCCCGGGCCGGCGACCGGTACGGGCGGAAACGCGTGCTGCTGCTTGGCGTGAGCGCGTTGGCGGTGCTGAACGCGGTGGCTGCGGCCGCCACCAACGCGGCGTTGCTGATCGTGTGCCGAGGGTTGCTCGGAGTCGCCAGCGCGTTGATTCTGGCCGGGGTCGGGGCACGATCGGCTCGTTGTTTTCCGGGCGCGATCTCGCGTTCGCCAACGGCATGTGGGTCACCGTGCTGGGCGCGGGCAACGCGCTCGGGCCGGTCGTCGGCGGATTGCTGACGGAAGGGCCGGGCTGGCGCTGGGTTTTCCTCGCATTGGTGCCGCTCGCAGTGCTCACACTCGCGTTGACGGGGTGGTTGCTTCCCGAATCGCGCGGGCAAGCGACTGCCGGGTGGGAGGTGCCGAGTCTGCTGTGGTCGGTGGCGGCGATCGGCGGGATTGTGTACGGGCTGCAGGAAGTCACCGTCTCGCCGTTGCGCGGGGTGGTGGGTGTTGCGGCGGGTGTGCTGGCCGGAATTGTGTTCGTGCGCAGGCAACTTCGGCTTCGGGAACCGCTGTTGCACATCCGGTTGTTTCTGCGCCCGGGATTCGCGTCGGCATTCGCGCGGATCGTCGTCTCCGCGGCGACGGCGGCGGCCTGTCTTTACCTCGTCAGCCTCGAACTGCAGCACGCGCAAGGACGTACACCGCTCGAAGCGGGTTTCGCGCTCGCTCCGCAAGCCGTAGCTACCGCGGTCGGCGGATTGGTCGCGCCCTTCAGTTTGAACTGGCTCCGCAGCCGGACCTCCACGTCCGTCGCGCTAGTGATTCAAGCTGTCGGCTTGGCCGCGATTCCGTTGAGCCACAAGGTGTTTCCGGTCGCCCTGGTCGGATTCGGCTACGGCGCGATCGGCACCTTGGCGACCACTGCGCTGTTCGAGGCCGCGACCGCTGAGCACGCCGGAGCGGCCGGGGCGACGCAAGAAGTGGGTTTCGCCATCGGCGCGGGCGGCGGGGTCGCGGTGTTCAGCACGGTCGCCAATTTCGGCGGCGGCTCCGGATTCGCCGCCGCGTTGATCGCGGCGGGAGCAGTCACGCTCCTCGCCGCGATCCGCTGACCGTTACCCCGCCGTCTCCTCCACTGTGGACCCGAGTCGCACCCACCGCGTCGCCCCGATCGTGCGCAGGAACGGAAGGTCGTGGCTGACCACGATGAGCGCACCGGCGTACGACCGCAGTGCTTCCGACAGTTGCCGGACGCTGGCCAGGTCCAGATTGTTCGTCGGTTCGTCCAGCAACAGCAGTTGCGGTGCCGGTTCGGCCAGCAGCAGCGTCGCCAGGGTGGCCCGGAAACGCTCGCCACCGGACAGGCTTCCGGCCGGCTGGTCCGCCCGGTTGCCGCGCAACAGGAACCGCGCGAGTTGGGCGCGGATCTCGTTGTTCGACACGGACGGCGCGGCGCGGGCCACGTTCTGCGCCGCGGACAACGTGTCGTCCAAGACGTCGAGCCGTTGCGGCAGCCAGCGCACCGGAACCGGGACCCGGACGGTCCCGGAGCGCGGTTCGATCGCCCCGGTGATCGTGCGCAGCAGCGTGGTTTTGCCGGAACCGTTCGGCCCGACCAGCGCGATCCGCTCCGGTCCGCGCACAGCGAGGTTCACCGCGAGCCCGTTCCGAAGCTCCACCTCGGACAACGTGAGCACTTCTTTCCCGGACGGCACCGAGGTTTCCGGCAGATCGATCCGGATCTCGGCGTCGGCGCGCACCGCTTCCTCGGCCGCCTTCAGCCGATCCTCGGCCTCCGTCACCTTGCCGAGGTGCATCGTGCGGTGCTTGCCCGCGGCGATTTCCGCGTCCTCCTGCCGTTTGCGCATCCGGACCTTGGGCTCGCGTTTGTTCTCCCACTGTTTCCGGCCGTACCGGGCGCGCCGGTCCAGCTTCGTCCGCGCCTCGGCCAGCTCTCGCTTCTGCCGTCTGAGATCCGACTCCGCGGCCCGCAGCATCCGCGAAGCCGCCTCCTGCTGAACGGCCACCGCCGCCTCGTAATCCTCCAGGTTGCCGCCGTAGAAGGTCACCTCCCCGGAACGCAACTCGCCGATCCGGTCGACGTGGCGCAGGAGCTCGCGATCGTGAGATACCAGCACCAGCACCCCTTTCCACGCCCGCACCGCCTCGCCGACCAGCCGCCGCGCCCGCAGGTCCAGGTTGTTGGTCGGTTCGTCGAGCACGAGCACGTCCGGCTGCCGCAGGAACTGCGCGGCGAGCCCGAGCAGGATCAGCTCGCCGCCGGACAGCTCCCCCGCCCGCGCGTCCAGGGCGACGTGCGCGAGACCGAGCTGATCGAGCGTCGCGCGGGTGCGTTCCTCGACGTCCCACTGCTCCCCGACGGTCGCGAACCAGCGTTCGTCGGCTTCCCCGCGTTCGATCGCCGCGAGTGCGGCCCGGACCGCCGCCACGCCGAGCACCTCGTCGACGCGGCGTTCGGCGGCCAGGATCAGGTTTTGCGGCAGGTAGCCGAGTTCGCCGGACACGCTGACCGACCCGGCGGCCGGCCGCAGTTCGCCGGTGATCAACCGCAGAAAGGTGGATTTCCCGGAACCGTTCAGGCCGATCAGCCCGGTCCGGCCCTCGCCGATCGCCAGGGAGAAGCCGTCGAAGACGACCTCGCCGTCCGGCCAGGCGAAGCTGAGGTCCGAGCACACAATGGAAGAAGACACAGGCGTAACTCCCCGTTCGCGAATGGACAAGAACGTGGAGACACCGCGAGCGCGGGGTACGGATTCAGGATGCCGTCCTCCGAGGCCAGACGCGCGACGGGCGAAAGAGCCCGGGATCGCGGTGTCCATACACCTCAGAAGATCAATGCACCTCTCCGATGAACGGCAGCAACTGCACTCAGCTTACCCGGCGGGCGGGACCGCGCGCGAACGAATTGACGCGCCGGGCGCGGTTCCCGCCCGCTGGCCGCTCACCGGCCGTGTTTGCCCGGGGCCGCGCTGCCGGTGTACTCGGCGAGACCGGAGACGAGTTCCGCGACGTCCGGCACGTTCTCGAACCGGATCCGGTGGACCTCGGCGATCTTCGCGCCGATCTCCGGGTCCGGGTCGTCGGTGATGTCGGACGACCCGAACTCCTCCACCAGCGGCAGCCCCAGCCGGTCCAGTTCGAGGTGCGCCGGATGGTTCATGTACTCCGAGTACCCGTCGATGTCCTCGAGCGCCAGTACCGCGCCCAGTTCGTACTTCCCGCCGAAATCGGGGCCGATGACGCGTGCCTTGACCGCTGGGATCCGGTCGAGCAGCTCGCGCATTTTCGCGGTGACGTCCGCCTTCTGCCGGGCCGTGACCTCGGGCTTGAACGTGAATCGAATGCTGTGGCAGATCATCGGTTTTCCCTAAGTTTGTGGGTGTCTGGGGTTGGTGCCCTGGATGCCCGGGGCGGTGGGGTGTAGCTGATCGGTTGTTGCCTGTTGTCGAGGCTCGAAAGGACTGGCTGCCCCGCCGTGCTGGACGCTCCGTTCGCTGATTGAGAGCTGTTGCGGGTCGTCGCTGTTTAGGGATCTGTCGGCGGGGTTGTCCACGGGCGTGACCTGCAATGACAGGAGTGGATGGGTGGCGATTCGCCTTGAGGTCTGGGTCGGGATCGATGTCGGCAAATCGATGCATCACGCGTGTGCGATCGACACCGACGGGAAGGTGCTGTTCAGTCAGAAACTCGGGAATGATCAGCGCGCGATCGAGCAGTTGATCGCTCGTGCCAGTGCGGCCGCTCAGCGGGCGCAGTGGGCGATCGATTTGACGAGTCCGATGGCGTTGCTGCTGATCACGGCGCTGCTGGCTGCCGACCAGTCGGTGACCTATGTGCCGGGCCGGGTCGTGAACACGATGACCCACGGATTCCGAGGCGAAGGAAAAACCGACGCCAAAGACGCTCGGGTGATCGCCGAAACCGCCCGGCTGCGAAGGGATCTGACCGAGGTCACGATGCCCGATGAGCTGGCGGTCTCGCTGACCCAGCTGACCAGCTACCGCGCCGACCTGATGTCGGACTGGGTGGCCGGGATCAACCGGCTGCGGGCGCTGCTGGGCTCGATCTTCCCCGCTCTGGAGGCCGCGTTCGACTACTCCAACCGAACCCCGCTGATCCTGGTCGCCGGGATGTGCACCCCCGCCGAGATCCGCACCGCCGGAATCGGCGGTGTCACAACCCATCTCACCGACAACAAGGCATGGGGTCCGGCGATCGGCAAGACCGCCGCGACCGCGGTCGCCGCCGCCGACGCCCAGGACCTGGTGCTGCCCGGCGAAGCCGATGCCGCGATGCTCGTCAAACGCATCGCCCGCAAGCTGCTCGACCTCGACCGCGAGATCAAAGACACCGACAAGCTGATCACCGCCCGATTCCGGCGACATCCGTGGGCGAGGATCATCGAGTCCCTGCCCGGCATGGGCCCTGGACTGGGCGCCGAATTTCTCGCCAGCACCGGCGGTGACCTGGCGAGCTTCGCGACCGCCGGCCGCTTGGCGTCCTATGCCGGATTGGTGCCGGTGCCACGCGACTCCGGTCGTGTCAGCGGAAACCTGCGCCGTCCCAAACGCTACAACCGACGCCTGCGCAGGGTCTTCTACATGGCCGCCCTGTCCAGCCTGCGCACGCAAGGCCCGTCCAGGCGGTTCTACGACAAGAAGCGCGCCGAACGACTCATCCATACCCAAGCCCTCCTAGCGCTGGCCCGGCGACTCGTCGACGTGCTCTGGGCACTGCTGCGCGACGGCCGCGAATTCACCCTCGACACACCGAATCCGGTCACTGTTGCGGCTTGACACGGTCATTGAGAGTCCTTTCCAAAGGCTGCGGCGTAGTCACGGGCGAAATCGGTGAGGTCGCGGGCCGGCCGTCCGGTGAGATCGGCGACGGAGGGGTACACCTCAGCCGCCTCTCCGCGGGCGTAATGGGCGTAGTCCTCGACGAGGCCGCCGATCTGCCACGACGGGAGCAAACCGGTCAGCGCGGCGGCGAACTGGTCGGCAGGTGCGTCGCGGAAGGCGATGTCCCGTCCGGTGGCGGCGGAGAGCGCGTCGGCGATCTGGGCATGGGTCACGGCGCGCGGCCCGGTGAGGGGGTACGTGCGGCGCGCGTGTCCGCTAGTGGTTAGTACGGCAGCGGCGGCGGCTGAGATATCTCTGGTGTCGATGACGCTGACCGCCGCGTCCCCGATGGGCGCGGCGAGGAATCCCTGCGCGATGGTGGCGGAGAAGTTGAGCAGCGCCTGCAGGTAGAGATTGGGCCGGAGCACGGTGTAGTCGAGACCGAGCTTCGCGACGTGCGCCTCGACCTCGGCGTGCCAGCGCAGGAAGCGCACCGGCGAATCGGCGCGGGCCGCGTACTGGGAGAGCAGCACGAGCCGGCCGACCCCGGCGTCGCGGGCCAGGTTCGCGAACTGAATCTGCAGCTCAGCCGCGTCGGGGGCGGACGGGCTGTTGAGGAAGATCGCGTCGACCCCCTTCAGCGCCGCCGCGATCGAGGCGGGATCCCGCAGGTCGGCGACGACGGTCTCGACGCCGTCGAGGGGACGGCCCCGGGTCATCGCGCGAACGGTGCTGCCGCGGGCCCGCAGAGCGGGAATCAGCGCGGACCCGACGGTTCCGGTCGCGCCGGTGACGAGCACGGTGTCCATTGTGGATTTTCCTTTCCTCCGGGGTGCTGTCCCCACCCTCGCCCGGACCCGCCGCCGCTCGCGTCGGCGACAATCGCCTACTTCGCCCGCCGCGGCCTGCCCTAAGGTTCCGGCCATGCCTCTCATCGGCCGGCCCGCCGAGATCGACCGCCTCCTCGCGCTGGTCCGCGCGGCCGAGCAGGGCGAAGGCGGGGTGCTCGTCCTCCGCGGCGAGGCGGGCATCGGCAAGAGCGCGCTGCTGGACCACGTCGAGCAGGCGGCGGAGCGGTTTCAGCGCATCCGGGCGTCCGGGTCGGAGTTCGAGGGCGAGCTGCCGTTCGCCGCCCTGCACCAGCTGTGTGTGCCCGTCCTGGCGCACCTCGACAGCCTCTCGACGCCCTACCGCGACTCCCTCCTGGTCGCATTCGGGCTGGCCGACGGCGCGCCGGACCCGTTCCGCGTCGGTCTCGCCGCCCTCGAACTGCTGGCCACGGCCGCGGCGGAACGCCCGATGCTGTGCGTGATCGACGACGCGCACTGGCTGGACGCCGCCTCGGCGCGCGCGTTGACGTTCCTCGCCCGGCGCGTCTCGGCCGAACCGATCGCGCTGGTGTTCGCCGCCCGTGACCAGGAGCCGGTGCCGGGTCTGGACGAGTTGCCCGGGCTGACCGTCCGCGGGCTGAGCGACGCGGACGCCCGCGCGCTGCTGGCCGAGGAGAAGACCGGGACGCTGGACGAGCGGGTGCGCGATCGCCTGCTCGCCGAGGCCCGCGGCAACCCGCTGGCGCTGATCGAGCTGCCGAAAGCAGGCGGTTTCGCGCTGCCGACCCCGTCGCCGATCGCGAGCCGGATCGAACGGAGTTTCCTCTCGCGCATGGCGGACCTGCCCCCGGACGCGCGGGAGCTGCTGATCCTCGCCAGCGCCGATCCGACCGGCGATCCGGGTCTGCTGTGGGCCGCCGCCCGGCGGCTGGACCTCGACGTGCCCGTCGCGAGCGCCGCGGCGGAGGCGTCCGGGCTGATCCAGTTCGACACCCGCGCGCGCTTCTGCCATCCGCTGGCACGCTCGGCGGCTTACCGCGCGGCTGAGCCAAAACAGCGGCAAGCAGCGCACCGAGCGTTAGCCGACTCGACCGACCCGGACACCGCCGGCGACCGCCGCGCCTGGCACCGCGCGCAAGCCACCGCCGGGCCGGACGAGGAGGTCGCGGCGGAGCTGGAAGTGTCGGCGTCCCGCGCGCAGGCCCGCGGGGGCGTCGCGGCCGCCGCGGCATTCCTCGAACGGGCCGCCGCGCTGTCGCTCGACCGCGGCAAGCAGGTCGAACGCACGCTCGCCGCCGCGCGAGCGACCCTCGCCGCCGGCCGGACCGACGCCGCAGCAGACCTCCTGACCAGCATCGACACCTCGACCCTGGCGGTCCCGCAGCGCGCCTCCGTCGACCTGCTCCGCGGACAGATCGCCTTCGTCCAGGGCCCGGACGGCGCGGTTCGCGGTCCGGAGATCATCCTGCGCGCGGCGGAGCAGCTCGGTGCCAGCGACCCGGAACGGTCACGCGAGTTCTTGGTGGCGGCGCTGGAAATGGGGCTCGTCGTCGGGCGGGCCGCCGGGGTGCTGGACCGGGTGCTCGCCGCCGCGCCCCCGGCCGGACCGCCGGATCTCCTCACGGCGCTGGTGCGCTTGACCACCGAAGGACACCGCGCCGGAGTACCCGCGATCCGCCAAGCCCTCACCGGCGACGACGAGGGCTGGACCCGCACGCCAGCCCTGGCCACTGTGCTCGCGG
The nucleotide sequence above comes from Amycolatopsis sp. AA4. Encoded proteins:
- a CDS encoding AAA family ATPase, which translates into the protein MPLIGRPAEIDRLLALVRAAEQGEGGVLVLRGEAGIGKSALLDHVEQAAERFQRIRASGSEFEGELPFAALHQLCVPVLAHLDSLSTPYRDSLLVAFGLADGAPDPFRVGLAALELLATAAAERPMLCVIDDAHWLDAASARALTFLARRVSAEPIALVFAARDQEPVPGLDELPGLTVRGLSDADARALLAEEKTGTLDERVRDRLLAEARGNPLALIELPKAGGFALPTPSPIASRIERSFLSRMADLPPDARELLILASADPTGDPGLLWAAARRLDLDVPVASAAAEASGLIQFDTRARFCHPLARSAAYRAAEPKQRQAAHRALADSTDPDTAGDRRAWHRAQATAGPDEEVAAELEVSASRAQARGGVAAAAAFLERAAALSLDRGKQVERTLAAARATLAAGRTDAAADLLTSIDTSTLAVPQRASVDLLRGQIAFVQGPDGAVRGPEIILRAAEQLGASDPERSREFLVAALEMGLVVGRAAGVLDRVLAAAPPAGPPDLLTALVRLTTEGHRAGVPAIRQALTGDDEGWTRTPALATVLAGELWDLDLHRTIVDWLARTGESTGSPMTVRLGLSQAALSAVFTGNFGQAMAAIAEEEAIADALGDPPQLYPRVHLAAMRGRRQEVLDLFAEATNRRTDQLTANAHWALAVLRNGLGDYPAALEAATRAIASGDLFLTGIALPEQIEAAVRCGETAVARSALDALIERTEPAGTNFALGVAAGARAMVNDSEDDYVAALSYLTDSPLAVQSARAHLRYGEWLRRAGRRRDAREQLRAAHEQLSKIGLEAFTRRAADELRATGEVARSRTSHTYDRLTMQETHIAREVAAGATSKEVATRLFLSPRTVDAHLRNIFRKLGITSRRQLRDMPDLLDSD
- a CDS encoding SDR family oxidoreductase, encoding MDTVLVTGATGTVGSALIPALRARGSTVRAMTRGRPLDGVETVVADLRDPASIAAALKGVDAIFLNSPSAPDAAELQIQFANLARDAGVGRLVLLSQYAARADSPVRFLRWHAEVEAHVAKLGLDYTVLRPNLYLQALLNFSATIAQGFLAAPIGDAAVSVIDTRDISAAAAAVLTTSGHARRTYPLTGPRAVTHAQIADALSAATGRDIAFRDAPADQFAAALTGLLPSWQIGGLVEDYAHYARGEAAEVYPSVADLTGRPARDLTDFARDYAAAFGKDSQ